A genomic segment from Triticum dicoccoides isolate Atlit2015 ecotype Zavitan chromosome 1A, WEW_v2.0, whole genome shotgun sequence encodes:
- the LOC119312161 gene encoding Bowman-Birk type trypsin inhibitor-like, with protein sequence MRPQVLLVAFAVLAALPLAHSQVANPWPSCDNCDSCTKSNSPGCTRWNYLSSWVFYRRPSARAVSCPPSGHNSFQCTNRINDFCESCCTPAAQSFSSLCIWIDPEKK encoded by the exons ATGAGGCCTCAGGTGCTGCTCGTCGCGTTCGCTGTCCTCGCAGCACTGCCCCTCGCCCACAGCCAAG TGGCGAACCCATGGCCGTCCTGCGACAACTGTGACTCGTGCACCAAGTCCAACTCTCCGGGGTGCACGCGTTGGAATTACTTAAGCTCCTGGGTTTTTTACCGTCGACCAAGTGCAAgagctgtgtcatgtccgccatcagGCCACAACAGCTTCCAGTGCACAAACCGCATCAACGATTTCTGCGAGAGCTGCTGCACGCCGGCTGCTCAGAGCTTTAGCTCCCTTTGCATCTGGATTGATCCCGAGAAGAAATGA
- the LOC119313069 gene encoding Bowman-Birk type trypsin inhibitor-like: MRPQALLLALAVVAVLTALPLTHGQGASPWPCCDKCGVCTKSIPPQCRCQDVSPTGCNSACKSCVRSTAGFQCVDSITNFCERRCTPAA, translated from the exons ATGAGGCCTCAGGCGCTGCTCCTCGCGTTGGCCGTCGTCGCCGTCCTAACAGCGCTGCCCCTCACACATGGCCAAG GGGCAAGCCCGTGGCCGTGCTGCGACAAGTGCGGCGTGTGCACCAAGTCCATCCCACCGCAGTGCAGGTGCCAGGATGTGTCGCCGACCGGATGCAACTCGGCTTGCAAGAGCTGCGTCAGGTCCACCGCCGGCTTCCAGTGCGTGGACAGCATCACCAACTTCTGCGAGCGCCGCTGCACGCCCGCCGCGTGA